AGAGATTGAGCGTCCACCCGATGGCGATCATCGGCCAGGAGAGCATGGCGAGGAAGGACATGAAGGCCACAAGCTCACCCAGACTCATGTGTCCCCGGATCACCCTGTAGCCCCCAATCCACAGGACGCAGAGGATGCCCACGCCAGCAAGAATCTCAATGGTACCCACCAGGGAGCCGCGGACCTTGGCCAAACGCAGATTTCGTCGGACGTACTCATCGTTGATGCGGCCGAAGAGTTCGATCTCGCGGTTCTCGGCCACGTAGCTCTTCACGATGCGGATGCCGGACAGGTTTTCCTGGGCTTTTTCGCTCAGGCGGGAGTAGGTGGCTTGAATGCGATCGTAGAGGTGTCGGATCCTGCGCATCAGATGGAACACCACCGCGCTGATCAGGGGCAAAGGCCCAAGCGCGACCGCCGCCAGGGTGGCATCCAGACTGAACATCTGGGTCACGGCGCCCAGCGCCACCAGGACTGTCCCGCTGGCCTGCATGATCCCAGGTCCCAGCATCGAGCGCACCGCATTGAGGTCGTTGGTGGCGCGGGCCATGAGGTCCCCTGTCCGCCATCGGTGGTAGAAGGAGGGGCTCATCCGCAGCAGGTGGGCGAAATAATCGTTGCGGAGGTCGTACTCAATCCAGCGCGAGGCGCCGATCATCGTCATCCGCGTGAGGTACCGAAAGAGACCGGCGAGGGCCGTGACCGCCACCAGGGCCAGAGCGTAGAGCGCGATCCGTCCCGGAGCCTCCTTGCGGACCAGGGCGTCGATCCCGTACCTCAGGATCCACGGCGAGGACAGCTGCAACCCGGTGGCCGCGACCACGGCAAGCAGCCCTGTCAGGTAGGCCCGTCGGTACCGGCGCCAGTAAGGCAGGAGGGGGGCGAGATCTCGGAAGAAACCGCTCACAGCCGATTGCCCGTCAAACAAAAGCTCTTTACCGGTGGCCCTACGCCCACCGTCCCTGAACGCCGGCTAATGTACGCACTCCCTGCGGATTTTCGAAACGGAAGGGCGCGGTCAATCGCAAGTGGCCGACAGGCATCCCGCGGATGGGCGCAGCCCGGCTACCTGCGCAGCGCCTCCTCAAGGGCAGTGGCGCGATCGGTCTTCTCGTCCCGGTACTTCACGATGAGCGGACAGTAGGCGTGGAGCCCATGGTCTGCGGCAAAGGGGGTAGCGACGGGCCGCGATCCCGGCACGACCACCGCGTTCTCCGGCACCACCAGAGGCTTCCCTTCCTCCGCCCGGATGACGCACCCGCGCACCACATCGTAAATGGGCAGGGAGCGTGTGAGGATCGTCCCTGCGGCCAGGACGGCTCCCCTTCTCACCACCGTGCCCTCGTAGACGCCGCAATTGCCCCCGACCAAAACATCGTCCTCAATGATGACCGGAAGCGCCCCCACCGGCTCCAGAACCCCGCCGATCTGGGCGCCGGCGCTCAGGTGCACCCGCTTGCCAATCTGGGCACACGAACCCACCAGGACGTGCGAGTCAATCAGGGTTCCCTGGTCCACGTAGGCTCCGATGTTGACGTAAGCAGGGGGCATGACGATCACGCCTGGCGCCAGATACGCGCCGTCGCGAACCGTAGTTCCGCCCGGCACCACCCGGACTTGATCCCGGAGATCGAAAGCCTTTACCGGGAGCGTGTCCTTGTCAAAAAAGACGAAGGGAGCGTGGCTATCGTACTTCGAAAGTCGGCCCAGCCGGAAGCCAAGGAGAATGCCCTTCTTGACCCACAGGTTGACCTGCCAGCGATCGTCCACCTTCTGCGCCGCCCGGATCTTGCCCGCGCTTAGAAGCTCGCGGAAGGTCTCGAACACGCTGCGGGCCGAAGCTGGCATCTCAGCGTCCGGAAGCTCGTAAAGCCGCTCGATCTCCTGTTGCAGATCCATCAGTGCACCACCTCCACGCCGAGTTCACGCAGCAGCTGGCGCAGGAGGTTCAAGGTCGACTCGGCCGGCGGGACCAGAGGCAGCCGGTAGCTCAGTTCCACCTTGCCCATCAGCCAGAGGGCAGCCTTCACCGGGATCGGGTTGGACTCCAGGAAATTGGCCTCCATCAGAGGAAGCAGCCGATAGTGGAGGACGCGGGCCTCCTCCCAGCGACCCTCGAGAGCCGCCCGCACCATCTGGGCGGTGAGGGCAGGGGCCTCGTTGGCGACCACGGAAATCACCCCGTCCCCTCCGAGTGCCAGGATCGGCAGCGTGATGGCATCGTCCCCAGAGAGAACGAGAAATCCGTCCGGGCGCTCGCGGAGGATCCGCATGATCTGCGACAGGTTTCCGGAGGCCTCCTTCACCCCCGCCACGTTCGGGATTTCTGCCAGGCGCAGGATGGTTTCGGCGGCGATGTTCACTCCTGTACGGCCCGGCACGTTGTAGATGAAGAGGGGCAGGGATGTGGACTCTGCGATGGCCCGGAAGTGCTGGTAAAGCCCTTGTTGGGTGGGCTTGTTGTAGTAGGGGGCCACGGAGAGGATGGCATCGGCTCCTGCCTTCTCAGCGTGGCGCGTGAGGGAAAGGGCTTCGGAGGTCGCATTACTCCCGGCCCCGCACATCACGGGCACCCTCCCGGCAGCCTGCTCGATCACGATGTCCATTACCCGGTGGTGTTCCTCGTGGGAGAGGGTTGCGCTTTCACCCGTGGTGCCGGTGGCAAGGAGCACGTCGATTCCCTGCTCGATCTGCCACTCCACGAGCTCGCGCAGGCGAGGCTCGTCGATGGCCCCGTCGGGAGTGAAGGGGGTGACGAGCGCCACGGTGGTTCCCCGAAATCTCCGGACATCCATGGTCAGCCTCCGTGCTTCATCTGAGTAGGTCTTCGAGCATATCGTCCAAGGTGAACAGGCCCCTGCGGTCCCGAA
The DNA window shown above is from candidate division KSB1 bacterium and carries:
- a CDS encoding ABC transporter ATP-binding protein/permease produces the protein MSGFFRDLAPLLPYWRRYRRAYLTGLLAVVAATGLQLSSPWILRYGIDALVRKEAPGRIALYALALVAVTALAGLFRYLTRMTMIGASRWIEYDLRNDYFAHLLRMSPSFYHRWRTGDLMARATNDLNAVRSMLGPGIMQASGTVLVALGAVTQMFSLDATLAAVALGPLPLISAVVFHLMRRIRHLYDRIQATYSRLSEKAQENLSGIRIVKSYVAENREIELFGRINDEYVRRNLRLAKVRGSLVGTIEILAGVGILCVLWIGGYRVIRGHMSLGELVAFMSFLAMLSWPMIAIGWTLNLLEQGRASLVRIQQVMEERPEIADGPQTNLSHDRVEGEIRFDRVSFRYDGPFVLREIDLEIPRGASVGIVGRTGAGKSTLIHLVPRLYDPTEGCVRIDGHDVREIPLGVLRRHVAVVPQESFLFSDTIAANIAFGEPEVDEGRILWAAEMAGLAEDIRSFPHGLETVLGERGINLSGGQKQRVALARALIRDPAVLILDDALSAVDADTEERILRNLRSIMSGRTILVVSHRLSVVKDLDFIVVLDEGRIAEVGTHDELLRLRGIYWEMYEKQRLEATLAIL
- a CDS encoding 2,3,4,5-tetrahydropyridine-2,6-dicarboxylate N-succinyltransferase, with the protein product MDLQQEIERLYELPDAEMPASARSVFETFRELLSAGKIRAAQKVDDRWQVNLWVKKGILLGFRLGRLSKYDSHAPFVFFDKDTLPVKAFDLRDQVRVVPGGTTVRDGAYLAPGVIVMPPAYVNIGAYVDQGTLIDSHVLVGSCAQIGKRVHLSAGAQIGGVLEPVGALPVIIEDDVLVGGNCGVYEGTVVRRGAVLAAGTILTRSLPIYDVVRGCVIRAEEGKPLVVPENAVVVPGSRPVATPFAADHGLHAYCPLIVKYRDEKTDRATALEEALRR
- the dapA gene encoding 4-hydroxy-tetrahydrodipicolinate synthase; amino-acid sequence: MDVRRFRGTTVALVTPFTPDGAIDEPRLRELVEWQIEQGIDVLLATGTTGESATLSHEEHHRVMDIVIEQAAGRVPVMCGAGSNATSEALSLTRHAEKAGADAILSVAPYYNKPTQQGLYQHFRAIAESTSLPLFIYNVPGRTGVNIAAETILRLAEIPNVAGVKEASGNLSQIMRILRERPDGFLVLSGDDAITLPILALGGDGVISVVANEAPALTAQMVRAALEGRWEEARVLHYRLLPLMEANFLESNPIPVKAALWLMGKVELSYRLPLVPPAESTLNLLRQLLRELGVEVVH